The region ttgcctggaaaatcccatggacggaggagtatagtaggctacagtccatggggtcgcaaagagtcagacacggctaagcgacttcacttactcacttaaTGTACTTAGGTGCTTAGATGTCTTTGCCGCTGTCACTCGTCTGCCTTCCTGGGTCCACAGTTCAATGGAAGGAAATGAAGGACTGAATGGGCCTGGGAGGTAAGCctctagtgtttttcttttactcagttaagggagacaggaaggaggGTGAGTACGAAATGCACAGCTTCGAGCAGATGAGAGCCAGCTCTTTTACAGAAATATGAGAAGATAATTAAACCTTGATCATCACTAGCAGGGAAGCAAAATGACCATAAAATACTAACATCTAGTAATTTACTGTCATAATCCTAATTCTTCTGTTAgagtttcctattttttaaattgtagtgataattctgaaattaaaaacaatactaGTTTAACATGCTTATTTTAAACTAGTTCCTAGCAGTAGTAACCACCGTTGTCTTCATGGGAGTGCTGAGACTTTGTTAACAACTGTCCAGGCCAAGTATTATAAAATCACTGATCCTGTGTGCTTAGTTAATTAGGAAATCTTGGTTACCTAACATTTGATAGTGGTGAAGTATGAACAGATTCATCTTGCTGGTGATTTCACATGTCTAAGTCTCCTGGTGGTGGGTACATGGACTTTGTAGTAATGATCAGCCTtggatgaaagaaaaacaaaaatcccatGTAGAACTGGGGAACTTCCAGCTTTGCTAGGTAGGGTATTTTTAGACTGGGGCTAATGAACTGCTTTTCAACCTGAAGTCTTCAGGGACAGGCAGTCTGCAAGTAGCAAATGAAAAGCCAAGCCAGTATTCTTGAATTTATAGATCCAGTCTACCAGATTGAAGGCCACTTGCTCTTTGTAACTAACTGAACTAGCTGGCCCCTGCATGCCGAGTTTCTGTGGCAATATGATCTCAGTGACCTCTCTTCTCTGTTGTGGAATGTAGGTGATAAGAATGGAGGTGAGCCTGATGATGCTGAACTGGTAAGGCTCAGTAAGAGGCTGGTGGAGAATGCAGTGCTCAAGGCTGTCCAGCAGTatctggaagaaacacagagCAAAAACAAGCCAGGGGATGGGAGCTCTGTGAAAACGGAAGAGGCTGATAGGAATGGCACGGACAGTGACAGCAACAGGAAGTGAGACCCAAATGCAGGCAGGACCCCCTGCGCCGTGAGAAGCacccctgccctcctctgccGAGTCAGTGGACTGATTCGCATTGTGCTGTCTAAGTGTCCTGTCCAGTCTGTGAAGATTGCCTAATACTTTTCATGATTGACGTGTTTGCATTTCTGAAGCACAACAGAAGAGGAATGGAGAACTGGGACTATCAGAGGAAATCAATTTACGAAGGAAGAATGGCCCAGGTTTCACTTGCCCTCAGCCATGGCTGAGGGAGAGGGGACTTTGGGTTATGCCTTGTGGACTCAAATTAAAGGACATGGAAGAGGCCTTGACATAAATGGAATACTGCCATTTCACTTGCCTAGCAGGGCATTCGACTACCTTATCTGAGGCcaaaacacacacagagctaACAAGTGCTACGATTAAAATGATCACTGTTGAAATTATTACCCATAAGTTGGTCCACAGTGTCTCATGTTTGTCCTATGTGTATTGTTGCTATGCATTATTTACAGTAAATTTGATTCTTGTAAATGATATATTTTGGTGAAATGCAACCTTTTCTATAAAATGTGGGCAGCATTTTAAAGGTTTCTTTTTAACCTTCTTTTGATAAGTCAGTGTGCcatatttaatgtttttcattGGCATTTGTACATGAAATGtatcatataatttttttcccataGGCCCGAAACCTATTGGAATCCGGGACTTAATTAATGAAGCTTTGTGTCGAGAGAGGATGGGTCTGCAGTCCAAAGTGAAGGAGATAAAAGCACTTTTATTAAAGCCTGAGATTCAGGCCAAAATCAGGAGGGAGCTTTTTGAAGGAAGATTCATTAACAACAGTAATCAAGGAAATGATGTGGATTTCAGTGCAACTTTGACATAAACTCTACATTGCTATCATGATACTAGAGTTTATGATATCTTTCCAGCTCATTAAATAGCTCTTTGGTGAAAACCAAAGAAGTGTTCTGATAGTTTGCACAACAGCAAACCAACATTTGGTAAGGAATGAACaatttctttccaaagaaaactgAATTCTGCACTGTTATTTTTAAGCTAAACTTGTGTTTTAGAATGTTTATCTCTGTAATATCgattcattttatagaaaagacTTCTTAATTAGCTGTTGTGAGATGTTCCTTGAGTCCTCACAGATAAAATATACAGACTGTGAAAAATCATTTactaaaaaaagcaaaacaaaacaaaataaaacccagtATTTTAAGGGTTATTTGTTTCTTGTTGACatgacttttgttgttgttcaatcaaaAAAAGCATTGTTCACATGTATCTATATCTAGTGTTACTTTTAATGAGACTTTGAATGTTTATTGATCACTAGTACTTGAATGAACatttataaatgtaattattGCAGTCACTGGTTAAGaatgttttataatttccatatgtattatttttcaacGATTGAAATGtagtttgctttttcatttcttactgaatatttggggtttttattttctacttttctgaaGATAAGCTAGCCCATGTCTTATTGTATCCCTTATAATCTGAATTTGCTTGCACtggttcatttttaaagaatattcttgGAAATTTTCCTTCCCATATGATAATCACTGGTAACAGCTTTTTCTATAATCATTGTAAAATTGCTGCTACTAACAGATCATGATGGAGGGGGAAATTATTAGAGATCAAATATGTAATCGTTTCAAAGATAAAATCCAGTTTACTCATggatttttgctattttttcacTGGGTaaattatattacatttatttataagtGAGTTTATGCATTTTCATGCCTCTTAATAAATGTATGGTTTTCCCTTGTtgcctttcttcatttattttttttcttcttagaatcTGAATATAGTGAAGTCAGAAATAGG is a window of Capra hircus breed San Clemente chromosome 9, ASM170441v1, whole genome shotgun sequence DNA encoding:
- the AKAP7 gene encoding A-kinase anchor protein 7 isoform X4 yields the protein MGQLCCFPFSRDEEKISELESPSSIALQRYRREGPSWPSGDKNGGEPDDAELVRLSKRLVENAVLKAVQQYLEETQSKNKPGDGSSVKTEEADRNGTDSDSNRK
- the AKAP7 gene encoding A-kinase anchor protein 7 isoform X3, giving the protein MGQLCCFPFSRDEEKISDKNGGEPDDAELVRLSKRLVENAVLKAVQQYLEETQSKNKPGDGSSVKTEEADRNGTDSDSNRK